TGATGTTTTGAAGATAACACAAAGCTGTCCCTTTCGCTGCCCAATAGGCTCAGAACTCTACACTAACATTCGTCCCCAAGAAACACACGTGCTCCTAAgctgaaaaattaaaaagcacattaatgcatcccaattagcagatgtgctcctaaattagcACACAGCTAATTTCTGGAGCAAACGCTCCTAAAAAGTAGAGCCCTGAGGCTGGCACCAAGGATTTAAAACCAGAAACTGTACAATAAGCAGGGATATGCCACAAAACCCTGCCTCCTGTATAATCTTGCCCCACTCTCACTGCACTGCCAAATCCTGATAACCGCCTCAGTCTCCACAGAGATTAACTTGCCAAGAACCACAATAGCCAGCTGAATATGAAGAGCGCAGTGGGCTCATTAACAGAGCACAATGCAGTCAACTGCACACACTAAACCACCATCAAACCCATGAACAGGACAGACGCTCCTACAATATTCAGCACAGTTCACCTGCAGACTGTTGCACGGCAACCTGCAGTTCACAAGGCCCAAAACCTCGTTCAGCTCAAATCACAGCAACACGCCTCTCACAGGATACCTATGAAAAGCTCTACTAAATGCCATAAATTAgccagtgtgttggtgtggtgccACTCACACTTTCCAGTGCAGAGCTACCTTTGACTCCAGCAGTGCCAGTATGCACACTTTCATCTGGACCATTTTTATAACCTGagaatttagatttttgttttctccttcaaaactgcatttttaatcacCTTGTGGAAATGTGACATTATTGTACAGTGTCTTCAATAATGGCAGTAAATTTGGCCTAAGCTTCAAAGACAAAGATAAATATCGATAAATATTTACTGCCAGACTGGACACTCATACACTGCATGGAAAAATGGAGCTCATATAAACAGATGCACCCCGCTAACAGATGGATCacaggcagagcatcaccatATACTGAAACAGAACACAACCCAAGCCTCTCTGACTTATTCAGCAAACAGTACCAGGCTTTAATACAGCACATTACACGGAACTAATCTGATTAACTCAGATGCAAAGAGATGAAGCATGAGAAACGTATTGCCTTTCAAATTGTTTAACTCTTTTCTACATCTAATGGTCCAAACCAATGACACTGTTTGCGGCATATTACTCCACATGGCATATTTTAGGCATGGGGCAGCATGGTGATACAGCAACAGGATACTATAGGACACAGtggacagacaaacacaccCCCTTAATGCTGTCATTCCTCTATCATCCTTCATATTGACAGTAATGGCAACTAAGAGACAATGAAAACATCTaaagctctgattggctaaatgGTCTGCTGTTCGTGAAGAGCTGAATAACATGCGAGTGCCCATATAGAGGCATCTGGCATTTACCATCTCAGTTCATACTGCCACTAATCACCACACAGGCAGTATGGAAAGCTAAAAGACAGCGACTACCTCTGCTGTTTTTAGTCAGAGAGACAGCCCTCAGTCaatggggcggggcggggcggggtgggggtacTCACCCAAACTGCCGGGAAGGCAGCAAGTTGTTCTGCCACTTCTCCAGATCCTTCAGCTGGACGTCAAACCTGGGGCTGATAACTCCGCACTGCCAGAGAAGAGCAAACGCACACCTCAGGCACACGACCCAAAGACAAAGCCTCTCAGTAATCCACTGGGTTATTCACCTTACCTTGTTCAGCCTACCGGTGAGGTTGACCACTATTTTCCCAGCTCTGTGGTCGTCGATGATTTCAAATTCCCCAATGTATCCTGGAAAGACAGAGATTAGACAACAGCATTCAGCTTAGAggaacacaccagcacagacacaaccgtcctacagacacaccagcacagacacaaccaTTCTACAGCAACACACCAGCAGACACAACCGTCCTACagcaacacaccagcacagacacaaccGTCCCACCGCAACAAACCAGCACCCAACCGTCCCACCGCAACAAACCAGCACCCAACCGTCCCACCGCAACACACCAGCACATACAACCTCCCTACAgcaacacacagatacatttcATCTTACACACAGACCAAATCTCTGTACCGAGCATATCAGCATATCAGAGTACTGAGACAGTACTGAGAAATGACTGAGGAAGACATCAGTTTGATGCACCAATCAGACACCAATGCATCATGACAGGTAGCTTTGTGCTCTCAGTTCTGTCCTCACAGGCCTTAACGTTCAATATTCCCTATACTGATATTGAACTCAGCACAGAGCTGGGGATTAGATAAAATCACAACTGCAGGAAGGTAATccaaaaaataaaccacaggACTGCTTCTCTCCTAAATCACCTTGTATACAGAGCGTGTATCTGCTACAACTAAAAATCTGTTTAAAGGCTGTATACTTTCTTACAAGTAACAAATGTCACACCCGAATCTAACTTTTCAGATGCTTAATTAAGTATCGTAAAATAAGGCAACAGACAGGACATCAGTCCAGTCAATGACTTGTTTCTCTAAGGGCAGGGAAGGCCAGTTTCTGGATCTGGGTCGTGAAAGAACCGAATTGAGCGGTCTCCCCAATCCAGAGGGGAGTGTCGCCACTTACCGTGCTTCATCATGACCGTCAAGAACCGCACAATTACTTTGGAGCAAGGCCGGATCAGAACCTGCCGTTTCCCACGTTTCTCGGCATTGTTGATGCTTTTCAGCGCATCGGCGAGAACATTCATGCGCACCATTATGCCTGCGGAGAGGACAACAGTAATGGTCAGCTATGCCCCACACAACCACCAAATGTTCCCAAAACATTACAACTGAGTGCATAAAGTGGCCAGTTACCCCAAAACGCAACTATCTACTCTCCAACCGTATTAGAAATGCAGACGAACACCACACGCACAAGTCTGTACGTTCACTGAACTAGCAGTCAGCGTGTTCGACAGAAGCTCCAAGTTGGGCTATTAGCTAGGTCTACAGAAGGCAATTAACAGTAACGTAGTTTAGGAGAATCTTGTACAACTTAACTGCATTCCCAGTTAGCCGCACGATAAGGGCATTTAGCATAATGCTAGCTGCAATACAACTCAAACAGTCCAAGTTACCAATCTCCGAACATCCAAATCAACCCACAATGAAACCGGACATTCAGTAAAGTCAGAGAACACTGTACTCTAAACGGTTTCTTATTTTGTGATTGTTAAACAGTGGTGTGAGAGAATACTTTTATCACACGAGTGTCACCGACTACAGCGGGAATGGGACCGGTACCGCCACCTCCTTATTTGGGACACAATATCGTAAAAATAGCCATTCGGCAAATTTCAGGACCAAACCACTAGTGTTCTGTGTTTCATGGCGTTCAACTTAATTAACACGCAGCTTGGTAAAGGCTAGGATGACTTGGATATCGAAAGGATTTAAAAGTGATAACAATTTCAGTCATCCTTACCAGGTCTGCAATATGgcggagagaggaaggaaaagcTGGCCGCGGTGCACTTTGGGAAACTGTACTCTCGCGGGCAAGTCCGCGAAGTCACGCGATAGTTAAGTCTTCTTTATACTCGTACCATAGATACTCAGAGATAAGCCACAAAGTCCATATCACATCGAGCGCCCCCTATCAGTAAGTGCAAACAACCTCCAAAACGATTGGGCCAGATCAGGGTAGATTTTTGGCGTCGTCCATTAGTTGGCTCCGAAGCATTTGATCTTAATTCCCCTCAGGTTCGGAAAGTACGGAGTGCAAATATTCACAAATCATATTATTCACACAACCAATTGCTTTTggtttt
This genomic window from Anguilla rostrata isolate EN2019 chromosome 17, ASM1855537v3, whole genome shotgun sequence contains:
- the LOC135242909 gene encoding small ribosomal subunit protein uS8 — its product is MVRMNVLADALKSINNAEKRGKRQVLIRPCSKVIVRFLTVMMKHGYIGEFEIIDDHRAGKIVVNLTGRLNKCGVISPRFDVQLKDLEKWQNNLLPSRQFGYIVLTTSAGIMDHEEARRKHTGGKILGFFF